A genomic region of Nitrosomonas ureae contains the following coding sequences:
- a CDS encoding glutaredoxin family protein, whose translation MMKKRIESNSFHPDQIRELLIYGRENCHLCQDMILALQNLQQQLSFDFKVVDIDSDPELVARYGEKIPVLISPLTNQVICHYFLDLAALDDYLGKFR comes from the coding sequence ATGATGAAAAAGAGAATTGAGTCTAACTCTTTTCACCCTGATCAAATACGGGAACTGCTCATCTATGGCCGCGAAAATTGTCATCTTTGCCAAGATATGATACTTGCGTTGCAGAATTTGCAGCAGCAGCTATCATTCGATTTCAAGGTTGTTGATATTGATTCCGATCCAGAACTGGTTGCACGCTATGGAGAAAAAATTCCGGTATTGATTTCACCACTTACCAATCAAGTGATTTGTCATTATTTTCTTGATTTAGCAGCTTTAGATGATTATCTTGGTAAATTTCGTTAG